Proteins encoded within one genomic window of Pseudomonadales bacterium:
- a CDS encoding terpene cyclase/mutase family protein, protein MDHMLKKLLSVPVRYQLWRPLHWQLILADLFNRGGQPVRHHLTHLHGTIDWLCRAQDVRVGHADSGGISAGWSFEDGWLPSYPETSGYIVETFLDAAALLGRQELVTRAQRILDWELSIQLDDGAFPGHFGEQGSHPVIFNTGQIMHGMNAGHERLGRTECLAAAVRAGHWMLSKQDDDGCWRRSVHNGIPHTYNSRSAWALLKTGLLADDRALRDGAIRNLDWVLTQQNEAGWFATNGFTPEGHAAPFTHTIAYAIRGLLESGLLLDDERYINAARRAAGAVAAVLPADGALPGTLDQQWQSDSYYVCLTGVAQMSMIWSRLIRCCDEQTLQPAVDRALHYLKRHQRLKQDGRIDDGAIAGSSPLWGRYSMFEFPNWAGKFFADALMFDLAASARSKEQ, encoded by the coding sequence ATTGATCACATGCTCAAAAAACTGCTGTCTGTCCCCGTCCGCTACCAACTCTGGAGACCACTCCACTGGCAACTGATTCTGGCTGATCTGTTCAACCGTGGCGGTCAACCGGTCCGGCACCACCTGACCCATCTGCATGGGACCATCGACTGGCTCTGCCGCGCCCAGGATGTGCGTGTCGGCCATGCCGACAGCGGTGGCATCAGCGCCGGCTGGAGTTTCGAGGATGGCTGGCTGCCCAGCTATCCCGAGACCAGCGGCTACATCGTCGAGACCTTCCTCGATGCCGCCGCACTGCTCGGGCGCCAGGAGCTGGTCACCCGCGCCCAGCGCATACTCGACTGGGAGCTGTCGATCCAGCTCGATGATGGCGCCTTTCCGGGCCACTTTGGCGAACAGGGCAGCCATCCGGTCATCTTCAACACCGGCCAGATCATGCATGGCATGAATGCCGGCCATGAACGTCTCGGCCGTACCGAATGTCTGGCTGCTGCCGTGCGTGCCGGCCACTGGATGCTGTCGAAACAGGATGACGACGGCTGCTGGCGCCGCAGCGTGCACAACGGCATTCCGCACACCTACAACAGCCGCTCGGCCTGGGCACTGCTGAAGACCGGCCTGCTGGCCGATGACCGCGCACTGCGCGACGGGGCGATCCGCAACCTCGACTGGGTGCTGACGCAGCAGAACGAAGCGGGCTGGTTCGCCACCAACGGCTTCACGCCTGAAGGTCATGCCGCACCCTTCACCCACACCATCGCCTATGCGATCCGCGGCCTGCTCGAAAGCGGCCTGCTGCTCGATGATGAGCGCTACATCAACGCGGCACGCCGCGCTGCCGGCGCGGTGGCTGCGGTGCTGCCCGCCGATGGTGCACTGCCCGGCACCCTCGACCAGCAGTGGCAATCAGACAGCTATTATGTCTGCCTGACCGGGGTGGCGCAGATGAGCATGATCTGGTCACGGCTGATTCGCTGCTGCGATGAACAGACGCTCCAGCCCGCCGTCGACCGCGCGCTGCACTACCTGAAGCGCCACCAGCGGCTCAAGCAGGATGGCCGCATCGACGATGGCGCCATTGCCGGCTCATCGCCGCTGTGGGGACGCTACTCGATGTTCGAGTTCCCCAACTGGGCCGGCAAGTTCTTCGCCGACGCACTGATGTTCGACCTCGCGGCGTCGGCCAGGTCGAAGGAGCAGTGA
- a CDS encoding formyl transferase, translated as MSQLTTLILCGRSARHVHVANRLSAHSQVLAIVQENGSDLSLKKVQQWLKPGVLRQKVSRWLRDRKRYRGNPEARFFFGDQPVRLDREDLRIEVPHINDPKVVELANRLKPDLILVFGTSLIRGPLLEAGRLGMVNLHGGLSPEYRGADCTFWALYNREPDKVGCTLHFINAGIDTGDLIAHICPPVTAQDDELTLFWRGVKASAEVYCELLDRLERGEKPGVKQAGKGRLYQVKQRQSRHEAELAQAMRAGLLDGIDLPLRVRWFFKDEQVPG; from the coding sequence ATGTCGCAACTCACCACCCTGATTCTCTGTGGGCGCTCGGCCCGTCACGTCCATGTCGCCAACCGGTTGTCGGCCCACTCACAGGTGCTGGCCATCGTGCAGGAGAACGGCAGCGACCTGAGCCTGAAAAAAGTACAACAGTGGCTCAAACCCGGCGTGCTCAGGCAGAAAGTCAGCCGCTGGCTGCGCGACCGCAAGCGCTACCGGGGAAATCCGGAGGCCAGATTTTTCTTCGGCGATCAGCCGGTTCGGCTCGACCGTGAAGATCTGCGCATCGAAGTGCCCCATATCAATGACCCCAAGGTGGTCGAGCTGGCCAACCGTCTCAAACCGGACCTGATCCTGGTTTTTGGCACCTCGCTGATCCGCGGTCCGCTGCTCGAAGCCGGACGGCTCGGCATGGTCAACCTGCATGGCGGGCTCTCGCCGGAATATCGCGGTGCCGACTGCACCTTCTGGGCGCTCTACAACCGCGAACCTGACAAAGTGGGCTGCACGTTGCACTTCATCAACGCCGGCATCGACACCGGTGACCTGATTGCCCACATCTGCCCGCCGGTCACCGCGCAGGATGATGAGCTGACGCTGTTCTGGCGCGGCGTCAAGGCTTCGGCCGAGGTCTATTGCGAACTGCTCGACCGGCTGGAACGCGGTGAAAAACCGGGTGTGAAACAAGCCGGCAAGGGCCGGCTCTATCAGGTCAAACAACGTCAAAGCCGACATGAAGCCGAACTGGCCCAGGCCATGCGTGCCGGATTGCTCGATGGCATCGACCTGCCGTTGCGGGTGCGCTGGTTTTTCAAAGACGAACAGGTGCCCGGATAA
- a CDS encoding class I SAM-dependent methyltransferase yields MKNYPHNPRQNMHAFIPASARKVVDIGCNTGAFGEGLKNTRSIEVWGVEPNANAAKLASQRLDNVIVSLFDADVPLPDATFDVVIFNDVLEHFAEPWNALRIAARKLRPGGCVVASIPNLRQIDNLIHILKDKDFHYETMGIRDRTHLRFFTRKSILRLFEESGYRVEILEGINEEWWTSSIWRRFGFRIFKDYLEDTKYIQFAVVAFPE; encoded by the coding sequence ATGAAAAATTACCCCCACAACCCACGTCAGAACATGCATGCCTTCATTCCAGCTTCGGCACGCAAAGTGGTTGACATCGGTTGCAACACCGGCGCCTTTGGAGAAGGGTTGAAGAACACGCGCTCCATCGAGGTTTGGGGTGTCGAACCCAACGCCAATGCAGCGAAATTGGCAAGTCAGCGACTGGACAACGTCATTGTTTCACTCTTCGACGCAGATGTTCCCCTGCCTGATGCAACCTTCGATGTGGTGATTTTCAACGATGTTCTGGAGCATTTCGCAGAACCGTGGAATGCATTGAGAATCGCTGCCAGAAAATTGCGGCCAGGAGGATGCGTCGTGGCTTCGATTCCGAACCTCAGGCAAATCGACAACCTCATTCATATCCTCAAGGATAAAGACTTCCATTACGAAACCATGGGCATTCGCGATCGTACACACCTTCGCTTTTTTACCCGAAAGAGCATCCTTCGTCTATTTGAAGAGAGTGGCTATCGTGTCGAGATTCTCGAAGGAATCAATGAGGAGTGGTGGACCTCTTCCATTTGGAGACGTTTTGGTTTTCGCATCTTCAAAGATTATCTCGAAGACACCAAATACATCCAGTTTGCAGTGGTCGCTTTTCCAGAATGA
- a CDS encoding glycosyltransferase family 2 protein, translated as MSPFLISIVIPAHNRPQLLLEAINSVTAQNYSNYEVVVIDDGSTPPISHSALKDALGDRLTLHRHDSAQGVPKAKNAGINAAQGEVILLLDDDDLLMPNSLEQIFHAFSKHPQIDCLFLGVRPFGAYHEGPEKSRKEAMKKILERTNPEKCDGLYFFSSTLFDALLDTVPIDFQRPAARRSMWNITGGFDENALFSESAWAIHAACIGTIALTEEAITQWRIHGNNFGWPSGLELEEIRLRQIENSISSSAQLMGKFVKKNQQWHERNRKIKKHHSEQLFSKAYYLYGKNRKEGMKALAASSSLSFSKAHAKLWIKYFLSPLIARK; from the coding sequence ATGTCGCCTTTTCTGATCTCGATCGTGATCCCGGCGCATAACCGGCCTCAACTTCTGCTGGAAGCGATCAACAGCGTCACTGCGCAAAATTACTCAAACTACGAAGTGGTCGTCATCGATGACGGCTCAACGCCGCCGATTTCACATTCGGCATTGAAAGATGCACTGGGAGATCGCCTCACGCTGCACCGGCACGATTCGGCACAAGGTGTTCCCAAGGCAAAAAATGCCGGAATCAATGCGGCGCAGGGAGAAGTCATCCTCCTGCTCGATGATGATGACCTGCTGATGCCAAACTCGCTGGAGCAGATTTTCCACGCTTTTTCCAAGCACCCACAGATTGACTGCCTGTTTCTGGGCGTCCGTCCATTTGGTGCATACCATGAGGGACCAGAAAAAAGCAGAAAAGAGGCCATGAAGAAGATTCTGGAGAGAACGAATCCAGAAAAATGCGATGGCTTATATTTTTTTTCCAGCACTCTTTTCGATGCCCTTCTGGATACAGTTCCAATAGACTTTCAACGGCCGGCGGCACGCCGGAGCATGTGGAACATCACCGGAGGATTCGACGAGAATGCTCTTTTCAGCGAATCAGCATGGGCGATACATGCCGCCTGCATTGGAACCATTGCCCTGACTGAAGAGGCCATCACGCAGTGGAGAATACACGGAAATAATTTTGGATGGCCCTCCGGTCTCGAGCTGGAGGAAATAAGACTCAGGCAGATTGAGAATTCAATTTCATCCTCAGCGCAACTCATGGGAAAATTCGTAAAAAAAAATCAGCAATGGCATGAGCGCAACAGAAAAATAAAAAAGCATCATTCCGAACAGCTGTTTTCCAAGGCATATTATCTGTACGGAAAAAACCGAAAGGAAGGCATGAAGGCGCTCGCGGCATCCTCCTCACTTTCCTTCAGCAAGGCACATGCAAAATTATGGATCAAATACTTTCTTTCACCATTGATCGCAAGAAAATAA
- a CDS encoding phenylacetate--CoA ligase family protein: MIPALSRYIIYPLQERLLGRTTFSYLHELEQSQWLDRNQLEALQLRKLTQLLSTALRHSPWHAERIESAALADSIRNQSLTLSDLSRLPTMTKADASQQRERIAWQQVPGGCHSYNTGGSSGQPLIFYFGRSRQASDAAGRMRARRWWGVEPGDREVYLWGAPVELNKTDRIKTLRDRLINQWVLNAFRMSPADMRHYLVVLQQVQPRCIYGYASSLALLAAFCEAEGASLGLSELKVVCTTGEPLYPQQRALIQRVFGAPVANEFGSRDIGFTAHETPQGEMLLLSESMILEILDVEGRPVAADEIGEAVITGLCSEAQPFIRYRTGDMVRAADPAQCQDARGLHRIGEVIGRSTDFIVAADGTIMHALALIYVLRAVAGVGEFKIIQESLDDCRVEVVPTAGWQAGSIDAIRNGLTARLGSGVRIDVRLVDEIPPEASGKHRYVVSRVPLPAGLAGVLWH; this comes from the coding sequence ATGATTCCCGCACTGTCGCGTTACATTATATATCCGCTGCAGGAGCGGCTGCTGGGACGCACCACCTTCAGCTACCTGCATGAACTGGAACAGAGTCAGTGGCTCGACCGCAATCAGCTCGAAGCTCTGCAGCTGCGCAAGTTGACGCAGTTGCTGTCGACGGCGCTGCGCCACTCTCCCTGGCATGCCGAGCGCATCGAATCGGCAGCGCTGGCCGACAGCATCCGCAACCAGAGTCTCACGCTGAGTGACCTGAGCCGTCTGCCGACCATGACCAAGGCTGACGCATCCCAGCAGCGGGAGCGGATCGCCTGGCAGCAGGTGCCGGGCGGTTGCCACAGCTACAACACCGGCGGTTCCTCCGGGCAGCCCCTGATCTTCTACTTCGGTCGCAGCCGCCAGGCCTCCGATGCCGCCGGCCGGATGCGCGCCCGTCGCTGGTGGGGGGTCGAACCGGGCGACCGGGAAGTCTATCTGTGGGGCGCACCAGTCGAGCTGAACAAGACCGACCGAATCAAGACCTTGCGTGACCGGCTGATCAACCAGTGGGTGCTCAATGCCTTTAGAATGTCACCTGCCGACATGCGGCACTATCTGGTCGTACTGCAGCAGGTGCAGCCGCGCTGCATCTATGGCTATGCCAGCAGCCTGGCGCTGCTGGCCGCCTTTTGCGAGGCCGAGGGGGCATCGCTCGGATTGAGCGAATTGAAAGTGGTCTGCACCACCGGTGAACCGCTCTATCCCCAACAGCGGGCACTGATCCAGCGGGTATTTGGCGCGCCGGTTGCCAATGAGTTCGGCAGCCGCGACATCGGCTTCACCGCCCACGAAACGCCGCAGGGCGAGATGCTGCTGCTGAGCGAAAGCATGATTCTGGAGATTCTCGATGTCGAAGGCCGGCCGGTCGCGGCCGATGAAATCGGCGAAGCGGTGATCACCGGACTCTGCTCCGAAGCGCAGCCCTTCATCCGCTATCGCACCGGTGACATGGTCCGCGCAGCCGATCCGGCACAGTGCCAGGATGCACGCGGCCTGCACCGCATCGGCGAGGTGATCGGCCGCTCCACCGACTTCATCGTCGCGGCCGATGGCACCATCATGCACGCACTGGCGCTCATCTACGTGTTGCGTGCTGTGGCCGGTGTCGGCGAGTTCAAGATCATCCAGGAGAGCCTCGACGACTGCCGGGTCGAAGTGGTACCCACCGCCGGGTGGCAGGCCGGCAGCATCGATGCGATCCGCAACGGCCTCACCGCCCGGCTCGGCAGCGGTGTGCGGATCGATGTTCGGCTCGTCGACGAGATTCCCCCGGAAGCCTCCGGCAAGCACCGCTATGTCGTCAGCCGGGTGCCCCTGCCAGCCGGACTTGCAGGAGTCCTTTGGCACTGA
- a CDS encoding sulfite exporter TauE/SafE family protein, with amino-acid sequence MTPLLLLLGLAIGAVLGLTGAGGSIFAVPLLMWGLHWSLPQATPVALLAVSASALIGTLAAWDVSYIRYRAALLMAGCGWFTAPLGIQLAHSLPVSLLNLLFAVVLTIVALRMLRQAIRKPEEANVVRATVAGDGEPAAGPCCRLDPLTGRIQWTWRCAVTIASGGGATGFLAGLIGVGGGFVIVPLLRATTELSMHSAVATSLMVIALTSAGTVASAILMQGIELPWGIALPFIAGTVAGMLGGRQLAPRIAGVRLQQLFALLMLIVAVGMAFHALSG; translated from the coding sequence ATGACCCCCCTTCTGCTCTTGCTGGGTCTGGCGATTGGTGCGGTGCTGGGGTTGACCGGTGCTGGCGGCTCCATCTTTGCCGTACCGCTGTTGATGTGGGGCTTGCACTGGAGTCTGCCGCAGGCAACGCCGGTTGCACTGCTTGCCGTCAGTGCTTCGGCACTCATTGGCACTCTCGCCGCCTGGGATGTCAGTTACATCCGCTACCGCGCCGCGCTGCTGATGGCCGGTTGCGGCTGGTTCACGGCGCCTTTGGGCATCCAGCTCGCGCATTCACTGCCGGTCTCACTGCTTAACCTGCTGTTTGCCGTGGTGCTGACCATCGTTGCGCTGCGGATGCTGCGCCAGGCCATCCGCAAGCCTGAAGAGGCCAATGTGGTACGCGCCACGGTGGCAGGTGATGGTGAACCAGCGGCTGGCCCCTGTTGCCGGCTCGACCCGCTCACTGGGCGCATTCAGTGGACCTGGCGCTGCGCAGTGACCATCGCCAGTGGTGGTGGCGCCACTGGCTTTCTGGCCGGTCTGATCGGGGTCGGTGGCGGCTTCGTGATCGTGCCTCTGCTGCGGGCCACCACCGAGTTGTCGATGCACTCGGCCGTCGCCACCTCACTGATGGTCATTGCACTGACCAGCGCCGGCACGGTGGCCAGCGCCATCCTGATGCAGGGCATCGAGTTGCCCTGGGGCATTGCGCTGCCCTTCATTGCCGGCACGGTGGCCGGCATGCTGGGAGGACGCCAGCTGGCGCCACGCATTGCCGGGGTACGCCTTCAGCAACTGTTTGCGCTGTTGATGCTGATCGTCGCCGTCGGCATGGCCTTCCATGCCCTCAGCGGCTGA